Genomic segment of Ascochyta rabiei chromosome 15, complete sequence:
GGCAATGGCCGCTTCTTCACGTTGGTCTTCGCATGTGCGGCTGGAATGACGAGAGTAAGTCTTACCCCACGCATCCCTTTGGATTTTACCTAATCGTATCTGCAGTTGTCAAGTACTTCCTCCTCGGCAACCCATTCGTCTACTGGGGCAGCACAGCCAGTCTCGGGATCTTTGTCCTTATCGTTGTCTTCTACGTCGTCCGCTGGCAACGCGGCTACGACGACCTCAAGCAGTCCGAGATCGACCAGATTCACTACTCTGGAATCTACCCTGTCATCGGCTGGATTCTGCACTACCTTCCTTTCGTGGCCATGGGCCGTGTCACCTATGTTCACCACTACTACCCTGCACTCTGGTTCGCCATCCTGACGATGGGTTTCTGTCTTGACTTCACAACAAGGAAGCTCAACAACCAGGTTCGCTGGGGTATCTTTGCCGTACTGTATGCGGTCATCATCGGACTTTACTGGCTCTTCAGAGCTATTTCCTTTGGTATGGTTGGACCCAGCAGCCAGTGGAGCCACCTCAAGTGGTTCGATAGTTGGAAGATCACCGATTAAATTGCTCAAACGAGCGGTTCGTAAGAGAATCCTCTGTGAAAGAAGTCTGCACTGTGTGGCAGACGACGGACGTGTACCAACACTTTTTACTTGCGTTGCGACTTACAAACAATATTTCTTTGCCACACCTCTAGGGATTATGGATAGAGTGCATATGCGAATCGACTATCGACCTGGCCGATTAGCAAGGTGTTGGATGGGGGGAAACGAGCGTTGGGCTGCATTTCATAAAGTCTCGGAAATTCGACTCAACACCTTTATCTTGTTGGTCATCTTTTAAATGCAATTGGCGACTGTGACTGTGATGACTCGACTGTTGCTGCATAGAGAGAACTGTGGAGCTCGGTAGTCGCGTCGCGCCAGTCTACCAGACTACCAGTAAGACGCGTCGCGTCTCCCACCACTTCACACCGAACAACATAACCCAGCAACACAACCAAGTGCACAACATGGCCGACACACTTGAAGATGTTGAGATGGAAACACAGGAAATCGAGCAGGAAACTCCACCTGACAATGTCTTCATCGCACCATCAATCTACAAGCCCGAGGTCCTGGCGGGCAAGTCGTACTCACATTTCTCGCCTTTACCGCAGCAGATCACTGACGACACGTCCACCGAGTGCGTTCTTGGTGTTGACGAAGCCGGGAGAGGTCCAGTGCTAGGTCAGAATCAACACCATCTAGTCTTCCGTGGCAAAGCTAACGTTCAATTCAGGTCCAATGGTGTACGCCCTCTTCTATCTTCCTCTCCCACTACACCACTCGCTCCTCGCCGAAACCCACCATTTCGACGACTCGAAAGTGCTCACCCCCCAAGTCCGATCGAACCTCATGCGCACCCTCTGCACGCCCGGCACTGATCTTCACGCCGCTGGCGGGTGGGCAACCCGCTCCCTCTCCGCACAGGACATCTCTGCGCACATGCTCTCCCCCAACCAATACAACCTCAACGCGCAGGCCATGGACGCGACTATAGATCTCATTAAAGGCGTGCTTGCGCGCGGCGTAAACGTCAAGGAGATCTACATCGACACAATCGGCAAGCCGGAAGTGTACCAGAGGAAACTCGAGCGCATATGGCCCACCATCTCAATCACTGTCGCAAAGAAGGCGGACAGTTTGTACCCTGTCGTTAGCGCTGCGTCGGTTTGCGCCAAAGTCACTCGCGACGCTGCACTTGATGTGTGCTACGAGTTGTACCACACACCTGCCGAAGCCGCCGCCCATGCCCAAGATAATGGAGGAGTGAAGGTTGCCTGGGGCTCTGGGTATCCAAGCGATGCACGAACGAGCACGTGGTTGAAAGCAAACATGGATCCTGTATTCGGTTGGGGGAACGAGTGTCGCTTCTCGTGGGGTACAGCGAAAGAGCTGCTCGAAGGCAAGAAGGCGTGCCTTAGTGTAGACTGGCCGGTCGAGGAGGATGGAGATGATATGCGCATGACTGACTTTTTTACGGGCGGGGAGAAGAAGGGGGATGAGTTAGTGGAGTGGTTTGGAAAGAGGGTTACGTTGGAGATGGAAGCTTTCTGAAGGAGTTATCGCTCACAATCAGAACACGACAACACGACGATGTCTGCAGCCAAAGCAAACGAAAAACCGATCCgcaaacacacacacacacacacacacacagtCAATCTCGGTGTTCATGCTGCCACATGGGGGCCTCGGGTTTCGGGCCTGGTCGACTCGCGTAGCCAGACCTTGGTCCCCGGGCGTCTATCAGTAAACTCCGATGAGCCACCCCAACCACAACACGAGGATGTCAACATTCCCGGACATTACCAGACGTGGCAATCTGCGTACCTGCAGCAAGCTTGCAAGGCTGTCTCGAGGCGCCGGAATTGCAGATCGGTAGAGCATCGCCCGGgttgaagaagagaagggaaTGCAAGGAGGGATAAGTAGGCGCAGTCCTGCTAAATGTGCGGCTGTTTGATATCTATGTCGTCCTGCTCACGCTCTTCCGTTGTGTCCATGCCGCACTGAAATCAATTAGTCACAGTATCTGGCCAAGTCTGAGTACATACGATATTCAAATCAGGCCAGAGCAAACGAGCGGTCTTGCGACCGGCAAGAAAAATTCCAGCGTCTACGACTCGTACGTTTACCAACTCACTCTTCCCGTCAGCTTCTTCTACACTTCATTTCAATACCCTCGTTCTTGCAGCATAATGCCTTCCTTCTTCACCTCGTCATCACCCAAGAGGAACACCCCAGTCTTCGCCGGTCTCGACGACCCGTTCAATTTCCCCTCATCCAAAATGCGCTACAAGACGCGCTTACATTCTCGCACATCCAGCCCGGACTCAGCAACGGACTCGGGCTACGGAAGCGCTGCTTCTCTGGAAGATGTAGATTACCCACTGAGTCCCAAGTCCCAGACACCCATCAAGGACAATCGCAGACTGCAGAAGAAAGACGGACGGTGGGGGCTGCAGAGCTACGAGTACCAAAGCATAGCCAACGACTACACGGCTGAGCGCCAGCCTATCCTCCTCAATGACAataacagcaacagcaacaacagcagcagcagcgcgacACCCAGACGCCATGCCGATAACAACCACGAATGGAAACCCAACCCCAACCACACATTCACACTGATCTGTCAGCCCGCCCCCGCAAAGCCAAAGTGGTACACCACGCGCCTCTACGGGCGGGCGCTGGAGCTGAAAGAAAAGCACGAGGGAGTGACGCAGCTCCAGCGTTCCATGGCGCCTGTTCTTCGACGGCCACCGCGGAGCCCAAGGAAGGGGAGTACATTGCTACATCCCTCATCACCGGTACCGACCGTCAGCAAGCCGTGGACCCGAATCCCAGTACCTTGGATGCTCCAGATGGATGCGACGCGCGTCTGTGGATCTGGGGAGCTGGGCGAGCAATGCAGGGGGAGGAAGGCGAGTACGCTGCTTCATCCTTCTTCGCCGGTCATGTCGACAGCTGCGTTTACAGCTACATCTATAACGTCGTCCACATCGTCGTCCACATCGTCGTCCACATCGTCGTCCACATCGTCGTCCACATCGTCGTCCACATCGTCGTCCACATCGTCGTCCACATCGTCGTCCACATCGTCGTCCACATCGTCGTCCACATCGTCGTCCACATCGTCGTCCACATCATCGTTCACATCGTCGTCCACGGCTACGGCTACGGCTACGGCTACAACTACGCATCCACGCACTCTCCGCTCCCCGCGCCACCGCTCCCCAACCCCCCTCGGCATCCCAACCACCAGCGCCCACCaaccaacgccaacgccgcTGCGCATCCGCC
This window contains:
- a CDS encoding Ribonuclease H encodes the protein MADTLEDVEMETQEIEQETPPDNVFIAPSIYKPEVLAGKSYSHFSPLPQQITDDTSTECVLGVDEAGRGPVLGPMVYALFYLPLPLHHSLLAETHHFDDSKVLTPQVRSNLMRTLCTPGTDLHAAGGWATRSLSAQDISAHMLSPNQYNLNAQAMDATIDLIKGVLARGVNVKEIYIDTIGKPEVYQRKLERIWPTISITVAKKADSLYPVVSAASVCAKVTRDAALDVCYELYHTPAEAAAHAQDNGGVKVAWGSGYPSDARTSTWLKANMDPVFGWGNECRFSWGTAKELLEGKKACLSVDWPVEEDGDDMRMTDFFTGGEKKGDELVEWFGKRVTLEMEAF